DNA sequence from the Dreissena polymorpha isolate Duluth1 chromosome 3, UMN_Dpol_1.0, whole genome shotgun sequence genome:
TTTTAGATGTTGATCAGTACCCACTTCCGAAAGTGGAAGAAGTATTTGCGTCACTCTCAGGCGGTGAAAAATTCACGAAACGCGATCTGAACAACGCGTACCTGCAAATGGCCGTGAAACCCGAAGATAGAAAATACTTGACAATAAATACTCACAAAGGTCTATTCCAGTACAATCGTCTAGTTTTTGGAATTGCGTCTGCGGCCGCAATCTGGCAACGCACTATTGACCAGATTCTCCAAGGTCTCAGCCGAGTCAACACAATCTTGGACGCTATGATCATTACCGGGAAAAATGACAATGAACATTTGCAAAACATCCAAAACGTATTGGAGAGAATGAACAAATATGGCTTGAGACTTAACCTAAACACGTGTGCATATTTCATGGAAAGCCTCACATAAGGTGGTCATAGAGTCGATAAAACAGGGATTCACAAAAAAGTACAAGCGGTTGCTGAAGCAGCTACACCAGAAAATGTCAGTAAGTTGCGAGCTTTCCTTGGCTTAGTAAATTACTACGCCCGGTTCCTCCCAGATCTCGCGACGGTGCTAAGGCCGTTACACCAATTGCTGGAAAAAGATGTACCATGGCTATGGAACAGTAAGGGCGGAAAGGCCTTCCGAGAGGTCAAAGACATGATGATGTCCGACAATGTGCTGGTGCACTTTAATCCTGAACTGCCAGTGCATGTTTCATGCGATGCATCCTCGTATGGCCTCGGGGCGGTACTGTCTCACAAGTTTCCAAACGGTGATGACAAACCAATCGCGTATGCATCAAGAACGCTCACGTCCGCAATCCAGCAAAAGAGATGCCAGCCACAATAGCAGCATGACTACAGCGTTATGCTCTGTATTTGTCAGGCTTTCGATACAGCATTCAGTTCAAGGGAACGAAAAGCCATGGCAATGCAGACGGACTATCACGATTACCACGCGCACAGTGTGCCGAACAAATCAATGACTATGAAGTTGATGGAACATTTGCGCTTGCAAGCGAGCAGTTTGATGCACTACCAGTGACATGTAAAGAAGTGAGATAGGCGACCGCAAAAAGGTCCGGTGCTCTCGAGAGTGTACGATATGGTCATGAATGGTTGGCCACGCGATGATGACGGAACCGAACTAGCCGCGTATCGAAATAGGCGAAATGAACTCAGCGTGCATCAAGGATGTTTGCTTTGAGGACTCAGAGTCGTCCTACCCGAAAAACTATGAAAACGCGTTCTAGACGAGATCCACGAGGGACATCTTGGTATCGTCAAGATGGAAGCTGTCAGCAGAAGTTTCGTTTGGTGGCCAGGGATCGACGCAGACCTTGAAAACTTAGCGAAAGAGTGTGAAGGGTGTCAACTTCAAAAAGCGTCTCCAAATGCTGCGCCGGTGCATCCATGGGAATGGCCACAACGTCCTTGGCAAAGAGTGCATGCATAATTTGCAGGACCGTTTGAAAGGTCGATGTTCCTTCTTATGGTCGATGCTCACTCGATATTGCCGGAAATCATCCAAATGACTACTACAACAGCAAGTAAAACAATTGAAGTGATGCGAATGTCTCGTTACTGACAAGGTCCTCGATTTTCCTCCGAGGAATTTGAGCCGTTCATGAAAAAGAACGGTATTCCGCATGTGTCATCGGCACCGTATCACCCGCGCACAAATGGCCTCGCGGGAGGACTTGTTAACATTTAAACAGGCCATGAAAGCTTCGCGTAAGAAAGGCGGTACAGTCAACCAAAGATTGAGCAACATTCTTCTCGCGTATCGCACATCACCACACAGCACTACCAACGAGACCCCAGCAGTTCTTTTCATGGGAAGAGCATTCCAAACGCGTCTCAGCTTAATCAAACCGAATGTGGAGAAAAGGGTGTTGAGAGAGCAAGAGAAAATGTTCGCAAACTCTAAGAGACCAGCTCGTACATTCATGAACGGTAAACAAGTATGTGTTTAtcacagcagcagcagcagcaacaagtgGACTTCTGGATCTATCGTTTCGCAAAGTGGGCCTCTATCGTACAAGGTCGACGTAAGCTTAGGAACTCTGTGGCGTCGTCATACTGATAAGATCTCCTGCGGGACTTTGCCAGTCTCTGATCAGTCACCAGAGGTGCCAGTTGCACTTCCTCCTAACACCGTTCCAGAGGCAGCCGCGATCAATGACTCCGTTTCACCGCATCATGATCAACCGACTCCGGCACCACCAGCTCCAGCGCCTGATAAGACCACCGCAGCTCCACGCCGTTACCGCCGTTACCCAGTGCGCGCAAGCAGGGACAAACCTCCAGATTGGCTTGATTTGTAAATAATACTTAGGGAGACTTACACAGTGCTTAAGGGGCATAATAATCCCCGTGTAACTCGAGACCAAATAGGTATTTTCTAGTCATTAAGTTAACCAGTATTAAACGTGTTTTTGCTAAAGTAGTTAAATAGTATAAAGGTTAAAGTATAACCAGACGTTATCACGACTTTTAAGTTAGAATCATTAAGTATAAGGGATTTTTCAGGACTTTTTAAGAAGAAGCATTATTGACTTCTGCAAAAACAATCGTAGATCTAATTAATACTTGTGAGACGATTGACAGTTTGTCACATTGAAATTTTTAAGAGTTAGTGTCACAAATAAGTAACTCATTCTGAACTTACAACATTATTTCATatcatgtttaaataaagtaaGACAATAGTTCATGCTTAGATAAAAGTACACCAAATTTTACTATTTACGAATGATGAGTGTATTATAGATCAACCATCATTACATTCTTAAAATGGGTTATCTTAAATATGTAAAGATAGatgtttgacattttattgtGAGAATTTAACATTCGATGGGTTAAAGTCTTGTGGGGAGGAATATTGTGATGATCGATCTGCATGTTATAATGATTCAGTGGCCTGTAATCTTAGCCGTGCACTAATCTCGTAGTTCAATAAAAGTAGTTCCAACACGTGAATGACGTTCGTTGAATCTCCCAACCAAAAACTCTAAAGACACAACAAACAAGGTCGTGGTTAACATGTATTACATTTCTGTATGTTTTCGTTGAGTTACATGTGGTTTTGCCATAATTCtagataaataaattatacatactactacttcttctactactactgctactgctactactaatgctattactactactactactactactactactactactactactactactacaacacctactactactattactactactactactacttctactactactactactactactactactactactactactactactacttctatttctactaccactgtatacacatttataaatttGTATCAATGTCATACTtatggaaataaaatattattaaagcaagTCGATAGAACGTCATACGTTCTTTTTCTAAACGGcgtgaaaatgaaacaaaataacagCCAATCCGATGCTTTAAGTGTGTTTTGTAACCAGATGACCAGAATGGGAGCAGAGGTTTTCTCGATCGAAACAAAGTACTGGTTCCAATCAGGGAAGAATGTCTCACAATGCAAAAGGCTTTCTTTGCATTTGAATTTATGAAACACTTAAAGCCAAAGTATTTGGTGCATATTGTTAAATTGAGTTTTACTATTTTATCCATATTGTTTAGGAGAAACATGGACATATGTGTCCTTTTGTAATCAAAGTCAATTTTACGAAGTGTATGTAGAGAATGTAATGGTTGAAACATAGTTAAGTAAAATCATATTGGTTGTGAAGGGGTAACATTAACACAGTGAATTTAATCCTTTCTAAGCAAGTGAGCTTTTATTTCATAAATTCTTTCTATGtaagatatagagaatatttgttcatgtcagtgtaagatcgtttgttatttcactattgatgcccctttttcaagaaaataattaacagctgtttccttttcgctgaaaagttaccctttctcccctggcgtgcctcaatacaatTCAATACACAGAAttacgtcattataccagcgaaattatccggttaaactcttttaaaatgtaaataaacggtgaaaaaagcataaaataaaaataaaatttgttggattcgatggaatatcgtttttaattcactcgtgatcataagaaaaatatataaatcttgaagtaaatcttaATATGATAAtctacaaatataaaaaagtaggtccgaaaatttgttattttcaccgttAAATTAACAATTCGTTTAtattcactgctgttatttcgcTGCAATagtgtcatattttatcataagttaTCAAAGAAATGacagtaatatttattttacacaTGTAAATCACTGGGACATCTATATCCGAGCATTTACAAGTCAACgcaagattggcttcgggcagcttcggaagcacgaTGTGATTTTGATGAATACGTCGTTCTTCGGACGCTGCCTGAAGTCAGTTCCTATTGTAAATGTTGGAATATTGTTGTTGGAAATTAACATCAAATATATTGTCTcacaataaaaacaagcattttgtatcttgttaaatatattttaccataccacatttagtattttaattttggcaattgctataaggaacagtAATTTCtattcccccggatcgaatgatcgggggtacattgtttttggcctgtctctcTGCCTGTCTATATgtatgtcattctgtcccaaaacttcaaccttggtcgtaacttttgcaatattgaagagagcaactttatatttggcatgcatgtgtagctgcacatttggagtggtgaaaggtcaaggtcatccttcaaggtcaaaggtcaaatatggcttcaaagcgcagcagggggcattttttcacaaacacagcttttgtttatggatacattttattttatgaaatattcgttgatgttgAGTAAATAtgttacttaaataaataaaataagtgtaTTAGAATTGTATTCAATTCACTTTATGTATATAAACGAACATTATTTGTATCAATAAAAAATGCATCAATGTGATTTATTAAAGCGGAAAATTCATCAGGTATCATAAGATTAATCATTTGTGTAGAACATTAATTTGCTACATCTCAGCTTTGAACTTGACTTCATTACAACCCAACCTAGAACATCATTTTTGCCTTGCTACAACAACAGAACAGACTCCATGCAGTGGGGTGGGCAGATACAGCGTGTTCAGCTCTGAGACTTGTGGTGTATATAACTGAATAGACAATAGTTGTATATGTCATATGTCACCGTAAAGACTATTGTTTAATACAAGAATCTGTCAAACTGGCAGTTAATTAAttacttttgttaaaatataaagctattgacatacatttatttagttaattgaattGAGTGTCTTATTAATTTGTACCAGTATTCGAAAAAGCTTCTAAACATTTTCTTGTTTTACTTAACgtaatacatataatgtaaagGCAACTTGTGCTTTCTTTAGTATGCAATATATGcacaacattaaatgtattttaattattttgtttgatatttaatattgtgACATAACATGTCAAATGAGTGTAAAGAGTGAACTTTATCGATCGTACATTTTTATGCCAATTAATGTTAAATTGTGAATTGTGCTATTAtgtctgtttgtcagtcagtctgtcgaAAAGATTACCTCTTAAGAAGCAGGGACATTCCACTCTTTCTCGTCCGCAATACTTTTAAAATAGATATGAtccattaaaataaattgtaatacAGTTTCACAGAATTGTCGGACACTTTTTGGGATTTGCCTCTCAGTGTATTGGTCTACCATATCTGTATCTGTGCTATTTTGTCTCAGCTGACTACTATATCCCTACCCGTCTTCAATGTTGGTGAGAATGTGACAGCAACGATTGTCTGTTCAGCGTTGTGGTTGAAACAGGCGATTCTCACCTTGACGACCCAGACTCGATCCTCGCTCCCAATGCTTGAGATTTTGATTGAAGGTCACCATATCTGAAATGTGTCCCCCTACGGTTTAAGAACAACACAAATTTAAAGCCTTTCAGTACAAAATTAAATAGCTCTTAATTCTTActataattcaaaattaattCCAACTTTTGTGATTCTAGAAAAGAATTTGGTTAAAGCGCTGCAATATGTGTCAGTGACATGTAGACTGGAGCGCAGAAGGATCTTAAAAACAATACGCAAACACACATGGAACCACAGGTTGCCCATACACACAGACTTTATCCCGATTAGGTTGGGGtggtaaaataaagaaaaaatctaaacataatttaaatttatcagTAGGCGTGTCTTTTAATTCTTACTACTGTCTACTGTGTTATATTTTCTAGTGTCTGTCTTATACATTTTCCATCATTTCTGTATTTTTGTACGCAAAAGAAAATGGCAAAAACACTGCACAAATTGGAAGTACAGGGTGTTTATAGGTCAATGCAGACCAAGAcaatgatgggataaattgatgtACAGGTGTGTCGCGCTGATGCTGTCTTCATACTTAATGTGTCCGAATCTTCTATTCAAATGTTAAAAATGGCAATCCGGATTTAAAAACTAATTTATgtacttttgtttaaataattgtacAAACCCAAGAATGGTCTGCATGGACATGTAGCCCGGCATGTATCTAAAATACCCAGGTATGTATGTCAAATATCCAGGCATGTATGTAAAATACCCAAGCCTGTATGTTACTTAACAGTATAACATTTCCAAACCACTTTCCCAGAACAAGTATGTCCCAAGACGGTGTGCTTGACTTAAAGTCCAAGTTGATAGTGCATGTAGTATGTACATTTTTGTTTTCAGTAACCTGATATCCAATAAAGACCTCTGAAGTTGAAGACCTGAAGTAGTTCTAGAGCAATCAGTGTACGTAAACTTAAGGCTGAAAGTTGTAAACTAAAACCTGGTCAAGAATGAAGATTTTCAACTTTTTGCCCATTTCTTACGTTGAATTTGATTAACTTTGAAAGCGAGCTCTACATATAAGCTGCAAACATGCAAAATTAGTGTTAAATACCCCAATCCACAAATGAGGTCacacaataatattaaataaaaaaacatatgatcACTCCATAAGACTCATTTATAGCAGAATCTTCAGCTATATCTATTGAGTTTAAATGCATGTAATAACAATTGCAAAAGATGTGTCCTAGTGATATTTTTGGAAAGTTTAAAACTGTGTCAGGTGGGGTAAAATAAGATCACTGGGACAAATGATAGGAAAGAACAATTGTCCGAACACTTAAAGCCACATATATTGCAATTTTCCAAATATTCATGGGAAAAGTTTTCCACAACTGAAAACAACCgagtttggaaataattatgttaaaaaatatgactGCCAGGTGATGGAATCGTTTTTCTTAGGCTCGTTTGCGAAATCTCGAGAACACTACCTGCTCAAAATAGTAAGGTTTCTTGTGGTCTTTGGTCATCTTTGTTCGCTCTTTGatattgcttttcaaactcgtTTTGCAAGTACCTATCGAATAACTCATTGTCACAAGGACAAGCACGGCAAAACCGTCGATGAATGAGTCTCATTTCCTCTTCTATGTTCATGATCaaatcgaacacaaaagggcaaacggggcacagctgtcgatgcctaagTCTCACATCTTCtttatccatgttccaaatggaaatgtgcgcatGGCAAAACACGCATCGAACGCACTAAATAGTTTCGGAGATTACACATgtgtcgtagatgaacccttggctagccaggtcttcctttgacacgccgTAACGGGATGGTCTGTTTTCAAAGGTTTGAAGTCTCTGATACAACGACATGTTTGCGAACGAACGTTCTTAAACTCAGGTTCATCtgctattaataaaaaaaaatgtaatgtaaatttttatatccACCCATGTACTGATCGAATGCCtcattgtcagaaaaataaaacgcccggcaaaattagcgggtgGGGTCTTTTTTAAAAAACCCACCCCCTTATTCAATCATCTGAACATTTTCCGGGCCTATAATATAGCGCCCCATCCCACCCCTAAAATggacacaagaaaaaagtggctgtggcaCATATTGTTTGTAGCTTGCCTGTAGTCGATCTTCTTTGTTGTTTTAAAAGAACTAAGTAAATTGTGCAAAACTGACTGTTGTTTGACCAGTTAAATTAACTTGATTCACAGATAAATTATTATCTAGAAGGAAATTGTTGAAGTCATGTAATAGTGTACGTTACATGTCTCCCAGCCTTTACACTGCTACGTAATGTACATAACGGACTATTTTTATTGCCTTTCACTTCCAACTTCGGTTGAATGTCAAATGCAAGTCCGCATAGACTTGTAGACGATTTAACTCGTTATAATGTATCAATAGACTCAATTATTGGttcttaaattttaatacatACATGCAATATATGAATACATTTGAAATCAATATACCGTATAAGAATAAAGCCGTAATTTATTAATTCAATGCAGAGTTCATATTACATGTTTAACTGAATGCAAAACAAATCGCTTAACCGCACACTATTGCCTTCTTTCATTTCATCACTGATTTGCATCATTAACTCAATTTATTGACGCGAGTGCCTGTGTAGTTCGAAACGCATCAAACCGATGAGATTGCATTATAGATTCCTTTCATAATTTAGAATCCTTCCGCTTTCGGCGTGACATAATAACTATTTCACATTAATATCAATCGGAACCTTtaaaaacatagataaaatgatattattttgacTTCCTGGTTACTCCTATTGACATATCCAACTTTGTATCGATAGAATTTTGAATTGCGAACCATTAAAAAACCTTAGCGCATATACATGTTTCGCAGTTTTAACCGAGCATTGATAGGCCGGAACTGATCTTAGTTGAAACCTaaattgaatgtttaaaacacattgTACAATTTATTGAGATGACATCGAGCTGAGCGACTGTAAGCATTATCAAAGTATGCTGAAGGATTTACAGAAACAAAATGGGAATTATCGCAGGTATGTTTATATTGAATATCTAGGTATTGTAATGCTATATAATTGTTAACCTTTTAACCAATTGCTCATTTAATTCGATGacaacattaattttgtaataagttaaattaacaatttccTATATTTTcatttgacattaaaaaaaaatggtttcttttaacaaaaatcattCTAAATGGGTTAATCTTATGCTGGAGGCGAGCGTTCGTTACAGAGCTGGAACACTTGATATACAACTGAAAGTATATTGGAATGACAATAAACAGATTTGCgaccttttattttgttttgaatgtgtTTAATAATGATGGTTTTGTAATTTCAAATGTTATCATAATGCTGTACATTGAAACATCAATTATTGCACATGGAAATGTAGGGCACGCTTTATTattgaattctttcttctttgaTTTTGCTTTCGACCGGAACATATCATAATCCCACATTCTACAATTACatgtatagacaatcccagaaatttataactcccggattaccgccccttaatactcgcgcgcgcctccaaaacggtactgaagaaaaaacagggacatatatgtttgtataggtccctgaacaaaacaagaaggcgaaacgatttaatcaaatatatttgaagatttaaatagtttctgttatcgatctatTAATAAAATAGATCTAACAGTTCGTGTTTTTCAATATCAGTtattacgtaattagtagaaataaggttcatctgcattcatttaagagaaataaaactcagcatgaacaGCGACCTATTTGTAAAGGTCCCTGGCTaaaataaggtcttgattgtcatttaacatgttatttaaaggcgacatgttatatgttattttaattacggtatctacacatgtgcagatatgtggtgtcacgggcatattcctgaacgcttttaatccacacttgggacatcgcctcccattgaaCGGATTCGTTCGCTCCTTTACCGCTGAGTTTTTTTTCCAAGACCTTTATCTTACTGAAATTAATCATCCGTAATAAACgcaaaatcacttattttgttTCGTGATACTATGGTTATgtccccggatcgatagatcgggggtatattgttttgggcctgtctttctgtctgtcattctgtcattctgtcccaaaactgtaaccttacagtaaagttttacTATAACTTTTGAAGAaatgaacatagcaacttcatatttggcatgcatatctcatggagctgcacattttgagtggtga
Encoded proteins:
- the LOC127872267 gene encoding uncharacterized protein LOC127872267 — translated: MASREDLLTFKQAMKASRKKGGTVNQRLSNILLAYRTSPHSTTNETPAVLFMGRAFQTRLSLIKPNVEKRVLREQEKMFANSKRPARTFMNGKQVCVYHSSSSSNKWTSGSIVSQSGPLSYKVDVSLGTLWRRHTDKISCGTLPVSDQSPEVPVALPPNTVPEAAAINDSVSPHHDQPTPAPPAPAPDKTTAAPRRYRRYPVRASRDKPPDWLDL